The Collimonas fungivorans Ter331 genome has a segment encoding these proteins:
- the sctC gene encoding type III secretion system outer membrane ring subunit SctC, which produces MTNTPMMCGQAYSAVSRLRKRRNALCRKISWVLPLILCVAGASAGAQPLVWKSQRFQYVADHKDLKDVLRDFGASENIMTSISSHVEGSVSGRFESSPEQFLDKMANTFGFIWYYDGAVLSIAGANEARNATISLRRSNVAELRRVLASLGIADRRFPIRYDGETGLVIASGPPRYVELVSDVARLIDQTSAPSDKVVVQRFPLSYAWATDRTVTIDGQGVTVRGVASLLRGLYAANGGSQAAGDAAPAPRDTYRMKSLRNTGNNAGNSGGNAFAPGANGRPPVPSLPGLSADNSRQAAADLPPLPGGRADAGTVERGAASAGPVIEADPRSNAIFVRDRAENMPAFQALIESLDQRPGVLEIDATIIEITDNALKELGVDWRLHSGHMDVQTGNGALAQAGNPDSLNPQGFGNPANQTNSGPILSTPAGGVLTAVIGGAGRYLLGRVSALQQSDQARVTASPKVETLDNVEAIMDNKQTFYVPVSGYQSADLYSVSAGVSLRVLPMIVPTSSTEQIHLNVHIEDGQLSTQQVGALPIVSNSTIDTQALINNGESLLIAGYSVDQDDHAETAVPGLSKIPLIGGLFRFKHHQGQRFQRLFLLTPRIIAVSGPSASNVSTSSVH; this is translated from the coding sequence ATGACAAACACTCCTATGATGTGCGGGCAAGCGTACAGCGCGGTTTCCCGCCTGCGCAAACGGCGCAACGCGCTGTGTCGAAAAATCTCCTGGGTATTGCCGCTGATTCTATGTGTGGCCGGAGCCAGCGCCGGGGCTCAGCCGCTGGTCTGGAAAAGCCAGAGATTCCAGTACGTGGCTGACCATAAAGACCTTAAGGATGTCTTGCGCGACTTCGGCGCCAGCGAAAATATCATGACCTCGATTTCCTCCCATGTCGAAGGCTCTGTGTCAGGCCGTTTCGAAAGTTCTCCGGAGCAGTTCCTGGACAAGATGGCCAATACATTCGGTTTCATCTGGTATTACGATGGCGCGGTGCTCAGTATCGCCGGCGCCAATGAGGCGCGTAACGCTACCATCAGCCTCAGGCGCAGCAATGTGGCGGAACTGCGGCGCGTGCTGGCGAGCCTTGGCATTGCGGATCGGCGCTTTCCTATCCGTTACGATGGCGAAACAGGATTGGTGATTGCTTCCGGGCCGCCGCGCTATGTAGAACTGGTATCCGATGTCGCGCGCCTGATTGATCAAACTTCGGCGCCTAGCGATAAGGTTGTGGTGCAGCGGTTTCCCCTGAGCTATGCCTGGGCCACCGACCGTACCGTTACAATTGATGGCCAAGGCGTGACGGTGCGCGGCGTCGCCTCGCTGCTGCGCGGTCTGTATGCAGCAAACGGCGGCAGTCAAGCAGCAGGCGACGCTGCTCCGGCGCCGCGCGATACTTATCGCATGAAGAGCCTGCGCAATACCGGCAACAATGCGGGCAACAGCGGTGGCAATGCGTTTGCCCCGGGCGCCAATGGGCGGCCGCCGGTACCGTCCTTGCCCGGGCTTTCCGCCGATAATTCGCGCCAGGCCGCCGCAGACTTGCCGCCGCTCCCCGGCGGCCGTGCCGACGCTGGCACGGTTGAACGAGGCGCGGCATCCGCCGGACCGGTGATTGAAGCCGATCCGCGCAGCAATGCGATTTTCGTCCGCGACCGCGCCGAAAACATGCCGGCTTTTCAAGCGCTGATCGAATCGCTGGATCAGCGTCCCGGCGTTCTTGAAATAGATGCGACCATCATCGAGATCACCGACAATGCGCTGAAAGAGCTAGGCGTCGACTGGCGGCTGCATTCCGGCCACATGGACGTGCAGACCGGCAACGGCGCCCTGGCCCAGGCCGGAAATCCGGACTCCCTCAATCCGCAGGGTTTCGGCAACCCGGCGAATCAGACCAATAGCGGGCCGATACTTTCGACGCCGGCGGGCGGCGTCCTGACAGCAGTGATCGGCGGCGCCGGGCGTTACTTGCTGGGTCGGGTCTCGGCACTCCAGCAAAGCGACCAGGCGCGCGTCACTGCCAGCCCTAAAGTCGAGACGCTGGACAACGTCGAGGCCATCATGGACAACAAGCAAACCTTCTATGTCCCGGTGTCCGGCTACCAGTCTGCGGACCTGTATAGCGTATCGGCCGGCGTATCCCTGAGGGTGTTGCCGATGATCGTGCCCACTTCAAGCACTGAGCAGATCCATCTCAACGTGCATATCGAGGACGGCCAGCTGAGCACGCAGCAGGTTGGAGCCTTGCCGATTGTCAGCAACAGCACCATCGATACGCAGGCGCTGATCAACAATGGCGAGAGTTTGCTGATTGCGGGTTACTCCGTCGACCAGGATGACCATGCAGAAACTGCCGTGCCGGGTTTGTCGAAAATTCCCTTGATTGGCGGCCTGTTCCGTTTCAAGCACCACCAGGGCCAGCGTTTCCAGCGACTGTTCCTGCTGACGCCGCGCATCATTGCGGTGTCAGGTCCGTCGGCGTCTAACGTTTCGACAAGTTCAGTCCACTAG
- a CDS encoding esterase-like activity of phytase family protein has translation MLIKNISSSACLSLLLLCTACAGIDGDHPAQAPASSSIASLRFIGEQRIPLDYPFKGSIVGGLSGIDYDPRTNSWVMESDDRSEVNPARFYSARLDYDSEGFHAVDLIGVTYFRQADGSLYPGVADFPQRGARRDGEVPDIESIRFDPQDGSIWYSSEGYRKLGMGPFVRQASRDGAYLASLPLAPMFQITTQQELGPRDNLSFEGLSFSPDGSYLWVGMEAPLYQDGPLASVQSGAMARVTKYTRSGQLLGQYAYPLDAIPVAPAGKYADNGVSEILAINDHQLLMLERAGVQNSQGVFKFYIRIYEMDVSEASDISGIASLQGAAYQPAKKHLILNLNESNLPYVDNLEGIAWGPRLANGHDSLVLVSDNNFNATQVTQLLAFEVMPKQAH, from the coding sequence ATGCTGATCAAAAACATATCGTCAAGCGCTTGCCTTTCTTTACTGTTGCTTTGCACAGCTTGCGCCGGCATCGATGGCGATCACCCGGCGCAGGCGCCTGCCAGCAGCAGTATCGCCAGTTTGCGCTTCATTGGCGAGCAACGCATCCCCTTGGACTATCCATTCAAGGGAAGTATTGTCGGCGGATTGTCCGGAATTGATTACGACCCGCGAACCAATAGCTGGGTAATGGAAAGCGATGATCGTTCGGAAGTCAATCCGGCGCGTTTTTATAGCGCCCGCCTGGACTATGACAGCGAGGGTTTTCATGCTGTCGACCTGATCGGCGTTACCTATTTCAGACAGGCGGACGGCAGCCTATATCCTGGCGTGGCTGATTTTCCTCAGCGCGGCGCAAGGCGTGACGGCGAAGTGCCGGACATCGAATCGATCCGTTTTGATCCGCAAGACGGCAGTATCTGGTATTCCAGTGAAGGTTATCGCAAGCTGGGGATGGGACCTTTCGTCAGGCAGGCTAGCCGCGATGGCGCTTATCTGGCATCGCTGCCGCTGGCGCCGATGTTTCAGATAACGACGCAGCAAGAACTCGGGCCGCGCGATAACCTGTCTTTTGAAGGATTGAGTTTTTCGCCGGACGGCAGCTATCTGTGGGTAGGGATGGAAGCTCCCTTATACCAGGACGGTCCGCTGGCCAGCGTGCAGTCTGGCGCGATGGCGCGCGTTACCAAATACACGCGCAGCGGCCAGCTGCTTGGACAATATGCTTACCCGCTCGATGCCATTCCTGTTGCGCCGGCCGGTAAATATGCCGACAACGGCGTATCCGAAATTCTGGCGATCAATGACCATCAATTACTAATGCTTGAACGTGCGGGAGTTCAGAATAGCCAAGGCGTATTCAAATTCTATATTCGCATCTATGAAATGGATGTCAGCGAGGCAAGCGATATCAGCGGGATTGCATCATTGCAAGGAGCGGCCTATCAACCTGCAAAAAAACATCTGATTCTGAATCTGAATGAAAGCAATCTCCCGTATGTCGATAACCTGGAAGGTATTGCCTGGGGGCCGCGGCTGGCCAACGGGCACGATAGCCTGGTGCTGGTGTCAGATAATAACTTCAATGCGACGCAGGTAACGCAGTTGCTTGCGTTTGAAGTGATGCCGAAGCAGGCGCATTGA
- a CDS encoding RNA polymerase sigma factor has translation MTLISSNLTRQPRQADNDDVGSLDRIAAGDRQSLSYLYLKYHHRLSRFLRRVTYCEDAIEEAINDTFLVVWQKAREFRGEAQVSTWIMGIAYRTALKSLRRTGQALWEKTAPAGDMPLACPFDDHEVLDWVAKGLILLPFDQRVTLEMTYWMGYSQEEIAEIMECPVSTIKSRMFRARLTLRNTLPKLGGFLETRH, from the coding sequence ATGACATTAATCTCCAGCAATTTGACGCGCCAGCCTAGGCAGGCAGATAACGACGACGTTGGTTCGCTGGACCGCATCGCCGCCGGCGACCGGCAATCGTTATCTTATCTATACCTGAAGTATCATCACAGGTTAAGCCGCTTCCTCAGACGAGTGACGTATTGTGAAGATGCGATTGAGGAAGCGATTAACGACACCTTCCTAGTCGTCTGGCAAAAAGCCCGTGAATTTCGCGGCGAGGCGCAGGTGTCGACCTGGATCATGGGAATCGCCTACCGCACTGCGCTCAAGTCGCTGCGCAGGACGGGGCAGGCCCTGTGGGAAAAGACCGCGCCAGCCGGGGACATGCCGCTTGCCTGTCCTTTCGACGACCATGAAGTGCTCGACTGGGTCGCAAAAGGGCTGATTCTCTTGCCGTTCGATCAGCGGGTGACGCTGGAGATGACGTATTGGATGGGGTACTCGCAGGAAGAGATCGCCGAGATCATGGAATGTCCCGTCAGCACAATAAAATCCAGGATGTTTCGCGCACGTCTCACACTGCGCAACACCTTGCCGAAACTGGGCGGTTTTTTGGAAACGAGACATTAA
- a CDS encoding GntR family transcriptional regulator encodes MMKIDDTTALTLPRYKWLANIIGTTISQGLLADNQALPSERELAERYEVSRDTVRKAVRYMEERGIIYSGHGRGTFVAPAIVRGTTRFIDSFSQDANNRGSVAGQRVLNVEPVAASMAIAGLLNVRPGDPLLRIHRIRLMDNAAVGLHDAYFVLPPGAKVTLSQIERAGSLYKLLTEKFGFAPAEAVENLSAGAAEQEDARLLNIQKGDPLLICERITLSDRREPIEYCLMKYLSSYRYKTRIAKRSGD; translated from the coding sequence ATGATGAAAATTGACGATACAACAGCGCTGACCCTGCCACGCTACAAATGGCTTGCCAATATTATCGGCACGACGATCAGCCAGGGCTTGCTCGCTGACAACCAGGCCTTGCCTTCCGAACGCGAACTGGCCGAGCGCTACGAAGTCAGTCGCGACACCGTCCGCAAGGCGGTGCGCTATATGGAAGAGCGCGGCATAATTTACAGCGGACACGGACGCGGCACTTTTGTGGCGCCGGCCATTGTGCGCGGAACCACGCGTTTCATTGACAGCTTTTCGCAAGATGCAAATAACCGCGGCAGCGTCGCCGGCCAGCGCGTTCTGAATGTCGAGCCGGTCGCTGCTTCGATGGCGATTGCCGGCCTGTTGAACGTGAGGCCGGGCGACCCCTTGCTCCGCATACATCGGATCCGTCTGATGGATAATGCAGCGGTCGGTTTGCACGACGCCTATTTCGTCTTGCCGCCGGGAGCAAAAGTCACCCTCTCCCAGATCGAGCGAGCCGGTTCCTTGTACAAGCTGCTGACCGAAAAATTTGGCTTTGCCCCTGCCGAAGCGGTCGAAAACCTCAGTGCCGGCGCCGCCGAGCAGGAAGATGCACGCTTATTGAACATCCAAAAAGGCGATCCCTTGCTTATTTGCGAAAGAATCACCTTGTCGGACCGACGCGAACCTATTGAATATTGCTTAATGAAATATTTATCCAGCTATCGCTATAAAACCCGCATCGCAAAACGCAGCGGCGACTGA
- a CDS encoding nucleoside hydrolase: MKTTLDRALLWLAASLAMAISALPANADAGRRKLIISQDAYGPGGTNMQSILMLLQAPDVDVLGIVVGSGDGWRDENIQHTLRLLEIAGRTEVPVYAGTVFPLLNSAEKTLRWERMYGELSYKGAWSNPIDKKRHADPYMIPAQAEGMATIKPASEPGVDFMIRKVHEFPGEVTIWAAGPLTDLAVAARLDSAFSSLAKELVFMGGSFRPVLAANTFADEYRHGTRLEFNLRWDPEAASMVLHEPWKRVLQIPVDPTTATFFRSELLARIANGKTAFASYIGQYGQPSPMWDELAAMVWIDPGIVTKSATMLVDVDTSFTAGYGNTLSWALGKGPQLGERPVLVIEEIDLPRFERLTVDLLTRPRTMNSERIHAQ, from the coding sequence ATGAAAACAACTTTGGATCGGGCATTGCTCTGGCTGGCGGCGTCGCTTGCGATGGCCATATCGGCATTGCCTGCGAACGCCGATGCCGGCAGGCGCAAGCTGATCATCAGTCAAGATGCGTATGGGCCTGGCGGCACCAATATGCAATCGATACTGATGCTGTTGCAGGCGCCGGACGTCGATGTGCTCGGCATCGTCGTCGGCAGCGGCGATGGCTGGCGCGACGAGAACATCCAGCACACATTGCGATTGCTGGAGATCGCGGGCCGTACCGAGGTGCCGGTGTATGCCGGGACAGTCTTTCCTTTGCTGAACAGCGCCGAAAAAACACTGCGCTGGGAGCGTATGTACGGGGAATTGTCATATAAGGGAGCCTGGTCTAACCCGATAGACAAAAAACGTCATGCCGATCCTTATATGATTCCGGCGCAAGCAGAAGGAATGGCTACGATAAAGCCCGCGTCGGAACCCGGCGTCGATTTCATGATTCGCAAGGTACATGAATTCCCGGGAGAAGTGACGATCTGGGCGGCCGGTCCGCTAACCGATCTGGCGGTAGCGGCTCGTCTTGACTCCGCATTTTCATCGCTCGCCAAGGAACTGGTTTTCATGGGAGGGAGTTTCCGCCCCGTCCTCGCTGCCAACACCTTCGCTGACGAATATCGGCACGGCACCCGGCTTGAATTCAACCTGCGCTGGGATCCGGAAGCTGCCTCGATGGTACTGCATGAACCATGGAAAAGAGTGTTGCAGATTCCCGTCGATCCGACTACCGCCACATTCTTCCGGTCCGAACTGCTGGCCCGGATTGCGAACGGAAAGACCGCTTTCGCAAGCTACATCGGACAGTATGGGCAGCCATCTCCAATGTGGGATGAATTGGCGGCGATGGTTTGGATCGACCCCGGCATAGTAACAAAAAGCGCAACCATGCTGGTCGACGTGGATACCAGCTTTACCGCCGGTTACGGCAATACCCTGAGCTGGGCATTGGGAAAAGGTCCGCAACTTGGCGAACGGCCGGTGCTGGTGATCGAAGAAATCGATTTACCGCGTTTCGAACGATTGACCGTCGATCTGCTTACCAGGCCCCGAACCATGAATAGCGAAAGAATCCACGCGCAATGA
- a CDS encoding NCS2 family permease — MTTFAAMSYIIVVNPMILSSTGMDKQSLLLATVVSAAVGTLIMALWANLPIALAPGMGTNIVFAQILVGQMGVSWQTGLTMVFLNALIFLGLSLTRWRERIIAAFPEPIKLGMQCSIGAFVAYLGLKSAGLVVAVPGSVAGLGNLGDHAALLALGGIVATPLLVRWRVPGALLISIVAITIAGSFIHGADGKVLTLWPEHMAAVPTIKTDLIGAFDFHQFLSKFHLLLPVTLYFLLSEFFAGTATLFGVTRRANLLTASGNLPDARAAFASDALASVVGAAVGTSTVTAYVESVAGVESGGRTGLVGVTVAVLFALSLFLAPLITIVPVQATAPALVLVGFLMMEGLREIDLLRLDASIPPLLMTLVTVLTTDLMVGMAFGCFAYTLLVAALRRQQKVTLAMLALDAVFVLYLVLRNSIN; from the coding sequence ATGACAACCTTTGCGGCGATGAGTTACATCATCGTTGTCAATCCGATGATTTTATCCTCGACCGGCATGGATAAGCAGAGCTTGCTGCTGGCCACGGTGGTCTCGGCGGCGGTTGGCACCCTGATCATGGCGCTCTGGGCGAATTTGCCGATTGCGCTGGCGCCCGGCATGGGCACCAATATCGTGTTCGCTCAGATACTGGTAGGGCAGATGGGCGTGTCGTGGCAAACCGGGCTGACCATGGTGTTTTTGAATGCCCTCATCTTCCTGGGGCTATCGCTAACGCGCTGGCGCGAACGCATCATCGCGGCATTTCCAGAACCTATCAAGCTTGGCATGCAATGTTCCATCGGCGCATTTGTCGCGTATCTGGGGCTGAAAAGCGCCGGCCTGGTGGTGGCGGTTCCCGGTTCAGTCGCAGGGCTCGGGAATCTCGGCGACCATGCCGCTTTGCTGGCGCTGGGCGGCATCGTGGCAACGCCCCTGCTGGTCAGGTGGCGTGTTCCGGGGGCGCTGCTGATATCGATTGTCGCCATCACGATAGCTGGATCTTTCATACACGGCGCCGACGGCAAGGTTCTCACGCTATGGCCGGAGCATATGGCCGCCGTGCCGACTATCAAGACTGACCTGATCGGCGCCTTCGATTTCCACCAATTTCTATCGAAGTTCCATTTGCTGTTGCCGGTCACGCTCTATTTTTTGCTGTCAGAGTTTTTTGCCGGCACCGCAACCCTGTTTGGCGTAACCAGACGCGCCAACTTGTTGACCGCGTCCGGCAATTTGCCGGATGCGCGGGCAGCATTTGCATCGGATGCGCTGGCAAGCGTGGTCGGCGCGGCGGTCGGCACCTCCACTGTCACCGCTTATGTCGAATCGGTCGCCGGCGTCGAGTCGGGCGGGCGTACGGGATTAGTGGGAGTCACGGTAGCAGTTCTGTTTGCACTGAGCCTATTTTTAGCGCCGTTGATCACGATCGTTCCGGTGCAAGCCACGGCCCCGGCGCTGGTATTGGTCGGATTCCTGATGATGGAGGGATTGCGCGAAATCGACCTGTTGCGTCTCGATGCCAGCATACCGCCGCTGTTGATGACATTGGTGACCGTGTTGACAACCGACCTGATGGTGGGCATGGCGTTTGGCTGTTTTGCATACACCCTGCTTGTCGCTGCGCTGCGCCGTCAGCAAAAAGTGACGCTGGCCATGCTGGCGTTGGATGCCGTGTTCGTGCTGTACCTGGTTTTACGAAATTCGATTAATTAA
- a CDS encoding TonB family protein: MKIWFVLRRDGSLADSGIEQSSNSTLLDEAARKTVGRATFIGFPEPFMADQETHRFSVDLQFRPAN; the protein is encoded by the coding sequence GTGAAGATCTGGTTCGTGTTACGGCGCGATGGATCTCTGGCGGATAGCGGCATTGAACAATCATCGAATTCGACATTGCTCGATGAAGCAGCGCGCAAGACTGTCGGTAGAGCGACCTTTATCGGATTTCCGGAGCCGTTCATGGCAGATCAGGAGACGCATCGCTTTAGCGTGGATTTGCAATTCAGACCAGCGAATTGA
- a CDS encoding TonB-dependent receptor gives MKIKVKRLALVVSGLFLSNMPVAQAADTTDLGQIHIQGLPGGTGTGLIQQEESPKARSSVTAVAIKKKAPTSTAFQMIETLPGVSTFDQDGTGLFGGTLRVRGYNSNQMGLTLDGVPLNDSLNYTINIQEFADSENTCEVFLTQGSTDIDAPHVGASGGNIGISTCDPKDKLGGKVAFAVGSNSYHKEFVRFDSGGFMNDRAKFFLSLSQAGVDKFKGDGKADREHLDAKAVFNFDGGSFSKLSALYNKMNNANYRTVSKNDIAGGGYDLDFGARAPQHQPALAGTAQNDTTYALNAGIFGASGAQYAGFNNNPFENYQIALQNHWQISPKASIDVNPYYSYGYGTGGNQLTTVTESKASSALHGGIRDANGDGDTRDTVAMYGSNVSQTDRWGITAKASYQAGIHNVSGGIWFDRGASRQYSPVVGIGNNGNAADYWLRDSSAYLQYQDGTPYNASRNWKTDVDAHTLFLQDSFGLLNDKLNVLLGLKRQSVSRDFNNYASGSGVNANGVNYSEHQDFSDNLANLGLRYQFTDKQSAFFNAGQNARAPENSANTGLAQLTGKNYSTSIVDGVMVAKDAAGNAIPVNILAVNVKPEKSSNFDAGYRFAGEQLTFSGSVFYVDFKDRLSSQYDPATNLSTQFNVGKSRTVGFELEAGYKLNSNWNVYGSMARTESTMLEDQVFVKTTNGGSVALPTSGKQMPDTPKWLASLSLQYTYGSFYSSFQGRYIGARYTSLVNDDQVGGYTLYDLGAGYRFAPTAFMKTPTIRLTVSNLFSKQYLSMTGASGSSFTSNVNPVVTAQGTVAGNISASGNPVSPSFYVGAPRTLQISMSTDF, from the coding sequence ATGAAAATCAAAGTCAAACGTCTGGCGCTGGTCGTGTCTGGTCTATTCCTGAGCAATATGCCGGTGGCGCAGGCAGCCGACACCACCGATCTGGGACAGATCCATATCCAGGGGCTTCCCGGCGGAACCGGCACCGGCTTGATACAGCAAGAGGAATCGCCGAAAGCCCGTAGTTCGGTAACGGCGGTGGCGATTAAGAAAAAGGCGCCGACTTCGACCGCTTTCCAGATGATCGAAACCCTGCCGGGCGTGTCGACCTTCGATCAGGATGGCACCGGCCTGTTCGGCGGCACATTGCGGGTGCGCGGCTATAACAGCAACCAGATGGGCTTGACGCTGGATGGCGTGCCGTTGAACGATTCGCTCAACTACACGATCAATATTCAGGAATTTGCGGATTCGGAAAACACCTGTGAAGTTTTCCTGACCCAAGGCAGCACCGACATCGACGCGCCGCATGTCGGCGCCAGCGGCGGCAACATCGGCATTTCGACTTGCGATCCGAAAGACAAGCTTGGCGGCAAGGTTGCATTCGCTGTGGGCAGCAACAGTTATCACAAAGAGTTTGTACGTTTCGATTCCGGAGGCTTCATGAACGATCGCGCCAAATTCTTTTTGTCGCTGTCGCAAGCCGGCGTCGATAAATTCAAGGGCGACGGCAAGGCCGACCGCGAGCATCTTGACGCCAAGGCAGTGTTCAACTTCGACGGCGGCAGCTTTTCCAAGCTCAGCGCTCTCTACAACAAAATGAACAACGCCAACTATCGTACCGTCAGCAAGAACGATATCGCCGGCGGCGGCTACGATCTCGATTTCGGCGCGCGCGCACCGCAGCACCAGCCTGCGTTGGCCGGAACTGCTCAAAACGACACTACCTATGCGCTCAATGCCGGTATCTTCGGTGCATCCGGAGCTCAGTACGCCGGTTTCAACAACAACCCTTTCGAGAATTATCAGATAGCGTTGCAGAATCACTGGCAAATTTCGCCCAAGGCCAGTATCGACGTGAATCCTTACTACAGTTATGGTTATGGCACGGGCGGCAACCAGTTGACTACCGTGACGGAGTCCAAGGCAAGCAGCGCATTGCATGGGGGCATCCGCGACGCCAACGGCGACGGCGACACCCGCGATACGGTTGCCATGTATGGCAGCAACGTCAGCCAGACCGACCGTTGGGGCATTACCGCCAAGGCCAGCTACCAAGCCGGCATCCATAATGTGAGCGGCGGCATCTGGTTTGACCGCGGCGCTTCCAGGCAATACAGCCCGGTGGTAGGAATTGGCAATAACGGCAACGCCGCCGACTACTGGCTCAGGGACAGCTCCGCCTATTTGCAATATCAGGATGGTACGCCCTATAACGCCTCAAGAAACTGGAAGACCGATGTCGATGCACATACCTTGTTCCTGCAGGACAGCTTCGGCCTGCTCAACGATAAATTAAATGTATTGCTCGGCTTGAAGCGGCAGTCCGTATCGCGCGACTTCAACAACTATGCCAGCGGCTCGGGCGTCAATGCCAATGGCGTGAACTACAGCGAGCATCAGGATTTCTCCGACAATTTGGCTAACCTCGGCTTGCGCTACCAGTTCACCGATAAGCAATCGGCATTTTTTAATGCCGGCCAGAACGCGCGCGCTCCGGAAAATAGCGCGAACACGGGATTGGCTCAATTGACCGGCAAAAACTATTCAACCTCGATCGTCGACGGCGTCATGGTGGCCAAGGATGCGGCTGGCAATGCCATTCCGGTCAACATTTTGGCGGTGAACGTCAAACCTGAAAAATCCAGCAATTTCGATGCAGGCTATCGCTTCGCCGGCGAGCAGCTGACATTCTCCGGTTCCGTGTTCTATGTCGATTTTAAGGATCGCCTTTCCAGCCAATATGATCCCGCGACCAATCTGAGCACCCAATTCAACGTCGGGAAATCCAGAACTGTCGGGTTTGAACTGGAAGCAGGCTACAAGCTGAACAGCAACTGGAACGTCTATGGCTCGATGGCGCGCACGGAATCGACGATGCTGGAAGATCAGGTCTTCGTCAAAACCACCAACGGCGGTTCGGTCGCGCTGCCTACCTCTGGCAAACAGATGCCGGACACGCCGAAATGGCTGGCGTCGCTCTCCCTGCAGTACACCTATGGATCGTTTTATTCGTCTTTCCAAGGGCGTTATATCGGCGCGCGCTATACCTCGCTGGTCAATGACGATCAGGTCGGCGGCTATACCTTATACGACCTCGGCGCCGGCTATCGCTTTGCACCAACCGCTTTCATGAAGACGCCGACGATCCGCCTGACGGTATCGAATTTGTTCAGCAAGCAATATCTGAGCATGACTGGCGCCAGCGGTTCGTCATTTACAAGCAACGTCAATCCGGTCGTGACAGCGCAAGGCACCGTCGCCGGAAATATATCGGCATCCGGCAATCCTGTTTCACCGTCGTTTTATGTCGGTGCGCCGCGCACCTTGCAAATATCCATGAGCACGGATTTTTAG
- a CDS encoding carbohydrate kinase family protein, with product MIDIFKTSNARRFGLLAFGDPNLDTVIAVDAVPRADQKCLGRRLDSFAGGTVANVACAASRLRIPAASYGRTGDDTAGEFLRMEFQRAGVSTAYLRSMPGKVSANALILLDKCGEKAVVYEPMPGSVLDPETISQALVDSRMVHAMPYDLEEFFELSKLAHGTGTAVSIDIETAMVSGPARLDALLALSDLVFMNERSFSDILKKPPTAANVRSLLERGPRVIVITRGGAGAIAVSRHQTVEQSAFRTQVVDATGAGDCFNGAFIAALLEGRSLMQATRFACAAASISVTAVGARSGLPDREAVSALLAAAGQSFDY from the coding sequence ATGATCGATATTTTTAAAACCAGCAATGCACGCCGATTCGGATTGCTGGCATTTGGCGATCCCAACCTGGACACGGTTATCGCGGTCGACGCCGTGCCAAGAGCGGACCAGAAATGTCTTGGCCGGCGGCTCGATTCGTTTGCCGGCGGCACCGTCGCCAACGTTGCATGCGCCGCCAGCCGCTTGCGGATACCGGCAGCGAGCTACGGCCGCACCGGCGACGATACGGCCGGCGAGTTTTTACGGATGGAATTTCAACGCGCCGGCGTATCGACGGCATATCTGCGCAGCATGCCCGGAAAGGTTTCGGCCAATGCGCTGATCCTGTTGGACAAATGCGGCGAAAAGGCTGTGGTGTATGAACCGATGCCGGGCTCGGTTCTGGATCCGGAAACCATATCGCAAGCCCTGGTCGATAGCCGCATGGTGCATGCGATGCCCTACGATCTCGAAGAATTTTTTGAGCTAAGCAAATTGGCGCATGGCACAGGCACGGCGGTTTCGATCGACATCGAAACCGCGATGGTGAGCGGACCGGCTCGCCTCGATGCTTTGCTGGCCTTGTCCGATCTTGTATTCATGAACGAACGGAGTTTCTCCGACATATTGAAAAAGCCGCCGACTGCCGCCAACGTCCGCTCGCTGCTTGAGCGAGGCCCGCGCGTTATCGTGATAACGCGCGGGGGCGCCGGCGCCATTGCGGTCAGCCGTCACCAGACAGTTGAGCAATCCGCTTTTCGGACGCAAGTTGTCGACGCCACCGGCGCCGGCGACTGCTTCAACGGTGCATTCATTGCAGCGCTGCTGGAAGGCCGGTCGTTGATGCAGGCCACGCGTTTTGCCTGCGCCGCCGCATCCATATCGGTGACAGCGGTCGGGGCGCGCTCCGGCTTGCCTGATCGCGAGGCGGTATCAGCCTTGCTGGCTGCCGCCGGTCAATCGTTCGATTATTGA